The proteins below come from a single Zea mays cultivar B73 chromosome 8, Zm-B73-REFERENCE-NAM-5.0, whole genome shotgun sequence genomic window:
- the LOC100278048 gene encoding uncharacterized protein isoform X1 has protein sequence MPVLPGNKRRPRQHVQPLPGAPLVPRILPPPPTTNHLSSTYPAARRAVLILIAPIIPSPLRHDLYSRDAHTTPMIRSRPAARALPRSISSYPQHPSSFLEQCRLSYKPYMGSWVRTITTPFRKACTIFGPHKDGGGKKQTQQRPNSAAVVQHVDAERAKLHGEVMACAYDDVQVMWSMLDQARIRDLSASS, from the exons ATGCCGGTGCTGCCGGGCAACAAGCGGCGACCGAGGCAGCACGTGCAGCCACTGCCCGGCGCGCCGCTTGTCCCCCGGATCTTGCCTCCCCCTCCCACCACCAATCACCTCTCGTCGACCTACCCTGCCGCGCGCCGCGCTGTGCTCATACTCATAGCTCCCATCATCCCCTCGCCCCTTCGCCATGATTTATACTCGCGTGACGCCCACACAACGCCCATGATTAGAAGTCGCCCGGCCGCCCGCGCGCTGCCGAGATCCATCAGCTCTTATCCTCAACATCCTTCCAGCTTCCTGGAGCAGTGCCGCCTTTCATATAAAC CTTATATGGGTTCTTGGGTGCGCACCATCACAACGCCCTTCAGGAAAGCCTGCACCATCTTCGGCCCACACAAGGACGGCGGCGGCAAGAAGCAGACGCAGCAGCGGCCAAACTCAG CAGCGGTGGTGCAGCACGTCGACGCCGAGAGGGCCAAGCTCCACGGGGAGGTGATGGCGTGCGCCTACGACGACGTGCAGGTCATGTGGTCCATGCTCGACCAGGCAAGGATCCGGGATCTCAGTGCCAGCTCGTGA
- the LOC100278048 gene encoding uncharacterized protein isoform X2, producing MPVLPGNKRRPRQHVQPLPGAPLVPRILPPPPTTNHLSSTYPAARRAVLILIAPIIPSPLRHDLYSRDAHTTPMIRSRPAARALPRSISSYPQHPSSFLEQCRLSYKPYMGSWVRTITTPFRKACTIFGPHKDGGGKKQTQQRPNSAVVQHVDAERAKLHGEVMACAYDDVQVMWSMLDQARIRDLSASS from the exons ATGCCGGTGCTGCCGGGCAACAAGCGGCGACCGAGGCAGCACGTGCAGCCACTGCCCGGCGCGCCGCTTGTCCCCCGGATCTTGCCTCCCCCTCCCACCACCAATCACCTCTCGTCGACCTACCCTGCCGCGCGCCGCGCTGTGCTCATACTCATAGCTCCCATCATCCCCTCGCCCCTTCGCCATGATTTATACTCGCGTGACGCCCACACAACGCCCATGATTAGAAGTCGCCCGGCCGCCCGCGCGCTGCCGAGATCCATCAGCTCTTATCCTCAACATCCTTCCAGCTTCCTGGAGCAGTGCCGCCTTTCATATAAAC CTTATATGGGTTCTTGGGTGCGCACCATCACAACGCCCTTCAGGAAAGCCTGCACCATCTTCGGCCCACACAAGGACGGCGGCGGCAAGAAGCAGACGCAGCAGCGGCCAAACTCAG CGGTGGTGCAGCACGTCGACGCCGAGAGGGCCAAGCTCCACGGGGAGGTGATGGCGTGCGCCTACGACGACGTGCAGGTCATGTGGTCCATGCTCGACCAGGCAAGGATCCGGGATCTCAGTGCCAGCTCGTGA